From Lytechinus pictus isolate F3 Inbred chromosome 6, Lp3.0, whole genome shotgun sequence, the proteins below share one genomic window:
- the LOC129263819 gene encoding uncharacterized protein LOC129263819, whose translation MCKCCKCCSFDSLGCRLRTLKAFGAILFVFGTLFALAGITIGFLSDLYFNVISLPDVFPEYILYSYLVVSTGVVAVGTGVVAIYIAKTMTDDDWSTRGLAILALLTIVCSLASVGVPAWPLYENGYFFGIPPQTSTNMTPSTAIMTTPLAVTTVPMTTVESDMATNATVTNGTSNDTNGTADNSTASGGANMTSPNVTAPNVTAENMTTPNVVTPNVTSPNVTSPNATTPNVTSPNVTSPNVTSSNMTSDNSSSSGMMTTPEVTSGTVMDTTGNSTVLPTTREPINFDEWLLLMAPFGIVSFFAFIFILLSLFICCIACCCPERSEIVDDMELYKT comes from the exons atgtgcaagtgttgcaagTGCTGCAGCTTCGATTCGCTAGGATGCAGACTTCGGACCCTCAAGGCCTTTGGCGCCATCCTCTTCGTCTTTGGGACGTTGTTCGCCCTGGCCGGAATCACCATCGGGTTTCTCTCCGACCTATACTTTAACGTCATCTCTCTACCGGATGTCTTCCCTGAATACATCCTCTATTCTTACCTGGTGGTGTCTACAGGTGTAGTG gcagTGGGTACCGGAGTCGTTGCTATATACATCGCCAAGACAATGACTGACGATGACTGG AGTACTCGCGGCCTGGCTATCTTAGCACTTCTCACGATCGTGTGCTCATTGGCTAGCGTTGGAGTCCCAGCATGGCCACTCTACGAAAACGGATATTTCTTTGGCATTCCACCCCAGACATCGACAAATATGACGCCCTCTACGGCCATCATGACAACTCCATTGGCTGTGACAACGGTACCGATGACTACGGTCGAAAGTGACATGGCGACCAATGCGACTGTCACAAATGGGACATCGAATGATACAAATGGGACTGCAGATAACTCGACAGCATCAGGTGGTGCCAATATGACGTCACCCAATGTGACAGCACCCAATGTGACGGCAGAAAATATGACGACACCGAATGTGGTGACGCCAAATGTGACGTCGCCAAATGTGACGTCGCCAAATGCGACGACGCCAAATGTGACGTCACCGAATGTGACGTCACCAAATGTGACTTCCTCAAATATGACATCAGACAATAGCAGCTCATCAGGGATGATGACAACACCGGAAGTTACGTCAGGAACTGTGATGGATACCACCGGAAATTCGACTGTTCTTCCAACCACTCGAGAACCGATTAACTTTGATGAGTGGTTATTGCTGATGGCACCCTTTGGGATAGTTAGTTTCTTCGCCTTTATATTTATTCTTCTCAGTCTATTCATATGCTGTATAGCATGCTGTTGTCCGGAGCGATCAGAG ATCGTGGATGACATGGAATTGTATAAGACTTAG